The Thiorhodovibrio litoralis genome includes a window with the following:
- a CDS encoding helix-turn-helix domain-containing protein — protein sequence MQIRPLRNDQDYRAALAALSPLFDHEPEPGTPEGDHFEVMLTLVEAYEAKHFPTDLPNPVDAIKFRMEQSGLTASDLAPAIGRTNRVYEVLNGTRSLTLPMIWKLHSQFGIPAESLIKPMQRTGA from the coding sequence ATGCAGATCCGTCCGCTTCGCAACGATCAAGACTACCGTGCGGCGCTTGCCGCACTCTCGCCGCTGTTCGACCATGAGCCTGAACCAGGAACGCCAGAAGGGGACCACTTTGAAGTGATGCTGACCTTGGTGGAAGCCTACGAAGCCAAGCACTTCCCGACCGATCTGCCTAACCCGGTCGATGCTATCAAATTCCGCATGGAGCAATCCGGGCTCACCGCGAGCGATCTCGCCCCGGCGATTGGACGCACCAATCGCGTCTACGAGGTGCTGAACGGCACCCGCTCCCTAACCCTACCGATGATCTGGAAGCTGCATAGCCAGTTTGGCATCCCGGCCGAAAGCCTGATCAAGCCCATGCAGCGGACAGGCGCTTGA
- a CDS encoding methyltransferase regulatory domain-containing protein, with product MPDRALGDFESALAALQGLREAGAHVFNTQPGLGARLEQLQKHPKDQVNYLYHESFNGAWTLFYCTDVMHEAALGKLTYLASATLPENFDSALPPAMREQLERAPDPALRELYKDLLINQSFRRDVFVRGAAPLWNG from the coding sequence ATGCCCGATCGTGCGCTCGGGGATTTCGAGAGCGCCCTGGCCGCCCTGCAAGGCCTGCGCGAGGCCGGCGCGCATGTGTTCAACACCCAACCCGGACTCGGCGCGCGCCTGGAGCAACTGCAAAAGCACCCCAAGGACCAGGTGAATTATCTCTATCACGAATCCTTCAACGGCGCCTGGACCCTGTTTTACTGCACCGACGTGATGCACGAAGCAGCGCTCGGCAAGCTCACCTACCTGGCCAGCGCCACCCTGCCGGAGAACTTCGATTCCGCGCTGCCGCCCGCGATGCGCGAGCAACTCGAGCGTGCCCCCGACCCGGCGCTGCGTGAGTTGTACAAAGACCTGCTGATTAACCAAAGCTTTCGCCGCGATGTCTTCGTCCGCGGTGCCGCGCCGCTATGGAACGGCTAG
- a CDS encoding type II toxin-antitoxin system PemK/MazF family toxin, whose translation MPLTFHPHPGMVLICDFNTGFKAPEMIKRRPVVVISPRPRRTNQLCTIVPLSTTAPNPVEPFHHRMDPRSLPGKLSRKETWAKCDMLATVSLERLDRVMVGKEPTGKRIYIAQQVLDEDFEAIRRGVMIALGVINPA comes from the coding sequence ATGCCATTAACGTTTCATCCGCACCCCGGCATGGTGTTGATCTGTGACTTCAACACGGGCTTCAAGGCTCCAGAGATGATTAAGCGGCGACCGGTGGTGGTGATCTCACCACGCCCCCGGCGGACGAACCAGCTTTGCACCATTGTCCCCTTGAGTACCACGGCACCGAATCCAGTGGAGCCGTTTCACCATCGCATGGACCCGCGTTCGTTACCAGGGAAACTTTCCAGGAAGGAGACTTGGGCAAAGTGCGATATGCTCGCCACCGTGTCGTTGGAGAGGCTGGATCGGGTGATGGTTGGGAAGGAGCCTACCGGTAAACGCATTTACATTGCACAACAGGTGCTTGACGAAGACTTCGAGGCCATCCGCCGGGGTGTGATGATTGCCCTTGGGGTGATCAATCCAGCTTGA
- a CDS encoding type II toxin-antitoxin system ParD family antitoxin — protein MAEFAIIVASGSRAMPTRNVVLTDVQAKFVEQMVASGQYQNASEVLREGLRLVQTREAEQAAKLAALREAVAVGIADIEAGRYTEFDNAEALDAHLRALADEAIASA, from the coding sequence TTGGCAGAATTTGCCATCATTGTTGCTTCAGGGAGCCGTGCGATGCCCACGCGCAATGTTGTGCTGACGGATGTGCAAGCGAAGTTTGTCGAACAGATGGTCGCCAGCGGCCAGTACCAAAATGCCAGTGAAGTGCTGCGCGAGGGGCTGCGTCTGGTGCAAACGCGTGAGGCGGAGCAAGCGGCGAAGCTCGCCGCCTTGCGTGAGGCCGTGGCGGTGGGCATTGCCGACATCGAGGCGGGGCGTTACACCGAATTTGATAATGCCGAAGCGCTGGATGCGCATTTGCGCGCATTAGCGGACGAAGCCATCGCGTCCGCATGA
- a CDS encoding tetratricopeptide repeat-containing sulfotransferase family protein, with product MLSQHPEHPDALHVLGLIMYQRGDLVQAEALIRRAIAQNDQVAAYHCHYGVVLRALARLKEALVACEQALRLKPEFAEAYSNRGMMQKDAGYIDAALRDLRRALELRPTEPRALAGYCCEQRVAPDHPAVDILEAALAKPWVREKDAQYYHFALGRLYADRQGPDAAFTHYQRARVLRARRHEQPWNAEQSRADCQALIQRITPAFLAARRDWGHPSTRPIFIVGMPRSGTSLTEQILASHSQVHGAGELAALSELAQRVQPQLTTLTATAAQALAEDYLAALHQANTTAARVSDKMPHNFEHLWLVALLFPNARVIHCERDPIATCWSIYRHNFAKGHGYADDLVTLGEHYRDYQSLMAHWQQVLPIEIHPLRYDALVNDPEPQIRALLAHCGLEFEPACLAPHQTKRAVKTASASQVNQPIYRHADDHWRAYERQLKPLIEVLRRP from the coding sequence TTGCTCTCCCAACACCCCGAGCATCCCGATGCCCTCCACGTGCTGGGGCTGATCATGTATCAGCGCGGCGATTTGGTCCAAGCCGAGGCGCTGATCCGCCGCGCGATTGCGCAGAACGATCAGGTTGCCGCCTACCATTGCCATTACGGTGTTGTCTTAAGAGCTTTGGCGCGCCTCAAAGAGGCACTTGTCGCCTGTGAGCAGGCGTTGCGCCTGAAGCCGGAGTTTGCCGAGGCTTACTCGAATCGCGGCATGATGCAGAAAGACGCCGGATATATCGATGCCGCCCTGCGCGATTTAAGGCGGGCGTTGGAACTCCGCCCAACTGAGCCGAGAGCCCTGGCTGGCTATTGCTGCGAGCAGCGCGTCGCACCCGATCATCCAGCGGTGGACATCCTGGAAGCTGCTCTGGCGAAGCCTTGGGTGAGAGAGAAAGACGCGCAGTATTACCATTTCGCGCTTGGCCGACTGTATGCTGATCGCCAAGGCCCCGACGCGGCCTTTACGCATTATCAGCGCGCCCGTGTATTGCGCGCTCGCCGTCATGAGCAACCCTGGAACGCGGAGCAATCCCGGGCGGACTGTCAGGCACTGATCCAGAGGATCACGCCTGCCTTTCTCGCCGCCCGGCGCGACTGGGGCCATCCGAGCACCCGGCCGATCTTCATCGTCGGCATGCCGCGTTCGGGCACCAGTCTGACCGAGCAGATTCTGGCCAGTCATTCGCAGGTGCATGGCGCCGGCGAATTGGCAGCGCTCTCCGAGTTGGCGCAGCGCGTGCAGCCGCAATTGACCACGCTGACAGCAACCGCTGCCCAGGCGCTGGCAGAAGACTATCTGGCCGCGCTGCACCAGGCCAACACTACAGCCGCGCGGGTCAGCGACAAGATGCCGCATAATTTCGAGCATCTGTGGCTGGTCGCACTGCTGTTTCCAAACGCCCGGGTGATACATTGCGAGCGCGACCCCATTGCGACCTGCTGGTCGATCTATCGTCACAACTTTGCCAAGGGCCATGGCTACGCCGATGATCTGGTGACCCTGGGTGAGCACTATCGCGACTACCAGAGCCTGATGGCGCATTGGCAACAGGTGTTGCCGATTGAGATTCATCCCCTGCGCTACGACGCCCTGGTCAATGATCCCGAACCCCAGATTCGCGCCCTACTTGCGCACTGCGGGCTTGAGTTTGAGCCGGCCTGCCTGGCTCCCCACCAGACCAAGCGCGCGGTCAAGACTGCCAGTGCTTCGCAGGTCAATCAGCCGATCTACCGCCACGCCGATGACCACTGGCGCGCCTATGAACGCCAGCTAAAGCCCTTGATTGAGGTGTTGCGGCGACCGTAG
- a CDS encoding type II toxin-antitoxin system HigB family toxin, whose product MQDERLATVPPWDYHPVMRVIAISHLKAFWTQYPDTEQSLLAWIDEAKKAQWQSPSDIKEQYRSASILKNRRVVFNIKGNDYRLVVAVAYRYGALYVKFIGTHRQYDAIDAETVEMG is encoded by the coding sequence GTGCAGGACGAGAGGCTTGCCACGGTCCCGCCATGGGACTATCATCCGGTGATGAGAGTCATCGCGATCAGTCATCTGAAGGCCTTCTGGACACAGTATCCGGACACTGAGCAATCGCTCTTGGCATGGATCGACGAGGCCAAGAAGGCCCAGTGGCAATCACCGAGCGATATCAAGGAGCAGTATCGCAGCGCGAGCATTCTCAAAAATCGCCGCGTCGTCTTCAACATCAAAGGGAACGACTATCGGCTCGTCGTCGCCGTCGCCTATCGCTACGGCGCCCTCTATGTAAAATTCATCGGCACGCACCGTCAATACGACGCAATCGACGCTGAAACCGTTGAAATGGGGTAA
- a CDS encoding class I SAM-dependent methyltransferase, which produces MPESFERRDFRAVLAEWRRVLKPGGILRLAVPDFAACAKLYHER; this is translated from the coding sequence TTGCCGGAGTCCTTCGAGCGCAGGGATTTCCGCGCGGTGCTCGCCGAATGGCGCCGGGTGCTGAAACCCGGCGGCATCCTGCGCCTGGCGGTGCCGGACTTCGCCGCCTGTGCCAAGCTGTATCATGAACGCTGA
- a CDS encoding transcriptional regulator, XRE family protein, with protein sequence MNAPLSMQQLVPAWQSLQAVAPLTHISNEAEYARMTQLLHQLLDVVRDDARHPLYSMVAVVGDVIETYERDQDPVTDLEVPQWPT encoded by the coding sequence ATGAACGCACCCTTGTCGATGCAGCAACTGGTGCCGGCCTGGCAATCTCTGCAGGCGGTGGCCCCGCTGACCCACATCAGCAACGAAGCGGAGTACGCGCGCATGACGCAGTTGTTGCACCAATTGCTCGACGTGGTGCGCGACGATGCGCGCCATCCACTCTACTCTATGGTTGCCGTGGTGGGCGATGTGATCGAAACCTATGAACGCGATCAGGACCCAGTCACAGATCTTGAGGTGCCGCAATGGCCGACCTGA
- a CDS encoding sulfotransferase, with protein MYSHNFATGHAYADDLITLGEHYRDYQTLMAHWQQVLPLTIHPIPYEALVRDPEPQIRGSLRADAFGGACAGEVNQPIYTRAIDAWRQYEAQLGPLVGVLACASTG; from the coding sequence ATCTACAGCCACAACTTCGCCACCGGTCATGCCTACGCCGATGACCTGATCACATTAGGCGAGCACTACCGCGACTACCAAACCCTGATGGCCCACTGGCAGCAAGTGCTGCCGCTGACCATCCACCCCATCCCCTACGAGGCCCTGGTCCGCGACCCCGAGCCCCAGATCCGCGGTAGTCTCCGAGCTGACGCCTTTGGTGGCGCATGCGCGGGGGAGGTCAACCAGCCGATCTATACCCGAGCCATTGACGCCTGGCGGCAGTATGAGGCGCAACTGGGGCCGTTGGTGGGGGTGTTGGCTTGCGCAAGCACCGGGTAA
- a CDS encoding type II toxin-antitoxin system HigB family toxin yields MISKKPLRDFWQRHPEARPALEDWFRKASAVQAHSFAQLRETFGSADYVDGFTIFDVGGNRYRIAAVVHYDGQRLYVRQVMTHAEYDRNHWRRP; encoded by the coding sequence GTGATCTCCAAGAAACCGTTGCGGGATTTTTGGCAGCGGCATCCCGAGGCGCGGCCCGCGCTGGAAGACTGGTTTCGCAAGGCCAGCGCCGTGCAAGCCCACTCCTTCGCGCAGTTGCGCGAGACCTTTGGTTCGGCGGATTACGTCGATGGCTTCACCATCTTTGACGTGGGCGGTAACCGCTACCGCATCGCCGCCGTGGTGCACTACGATGGCCAACGCCTGTATGTCCGGCAGGTGATGACCCATGCTGAGTATGATCGCAATCACTGGAGACGACCATGA
- a CDS encoding RpnC/YadD family protein — protein sequence MSHDQNFKNLILDYPRQAIEFAAASEAARLDNQVRILPLREEQLKERLGERFRELDVPLLLEWPDGRRQALLFVFEEETEPGRFSIHRLAHYCLDLSELYQTERVVPVVIFLHPGGFRETLSLGSDTRAYLQFSYLACALFGLQARDYFDSPNLVARLNLPNMQYAPEEKVEVYAQAVRGLRTLEPDRERQIKYLDFVDIYAALDENERQRYQQHYAEEIETMSAFADRFIEQGLQQGVQQGLQQGLQQGEARTILRLLDQKFGPEAAQAHRALIETAELEQLETWLDRILTAETPETIFH from the coding sequence ATGAGCCACGACCAGAACTTCAAAAACCTCATCCTCGACTATCCACGCCAGGCCATCGAGTTTGCCGCCGCCAGCGAAGCGGCACGGCTTGATAATCAGGTGCGCATCCTGCCGCTGCGCGAGGAGCAGCTCAAAGAGCGCCTCGGCGAGCGCTTTCGGGAGTTGGACGTGCCGCTGTTGCTCGAATGGCCCGATGGCCGCCGCCAGGCACTGCTGTTTGTTTTCGAGGAAGAAACCGAGCCCGGGCGCTTCTCCATCCATCGCCTGGCCCATTACTGCCTGGACCTCTCCGAGCTCTACCAGACCGAGCGCGTGGTGCCGGTGGTCATCTTCCTGCACCCCGGTGGCTTCCGCGAAACGCTCAGCCTCGGCAGCGACACGCGCGCCTATTTACAGTTCAGCTATCTGGCCTGTGCGCTGTTCGGGCTCCAGGCGCGCGATTACTTCGACAGCCCCAACCTGGTCGCGCGGTTGAACCTGCCCAACATGCAGTATGCGCCCGAGGAGAAGGTTGAAGTCTACGCCCAAGCCGTGCGCGGCCTGCGCACGCTGGAACCCGACCGCGAGCGGCAGATCAAATACCTCGACTTCGTCGACATCTATGCCGCTCTTGATGAGAATGAACGCCAGCGCTACCAGCAACACTATGCCGAGGAGATCGAGACCATGAGCGCGTTTGCTGATCGTTTTATTGAACAGGGTTTGCAACAGGGAGTGCAGCAGGGTTTGCAGCAGGGTTTGCAGCAGGGCGAAGCCCGGACAATCCTTCGCTTGCTTGATCAAAAATTTGGCCCCGAGGCCGCGCAGGCACATCGCGCGCTCATTGAAACGGCTGAGCTTGAGCAACTGGAAACCTGGCTCGATCGCATCCTTACCGCCGAGACCCCCGAGACGATTTTTCACTGA
- a CDS encoding type II toxin-antitoxin system RelE/ParE family toxin produces the protein MRLSWQVRLSPLAERDFFDILRWTTEHFGKRQARVYATTLRLALKVLVDGPGAQGSIARSELGANILTLHVARNRPKGRHFIVYRAHEDNQCIEVIRILHDSMDLARHIPLAATD, from the coding sequence ATGAGGCTTTCTTGGCAGGTGCGCCTTTCTCCGCTAGCCGAGCGCGACTTCTTCGATATTTTGCGCTGGACCACCGAGCATTTTGGCAAAAGGCAAGCGCGGGTGTATGCCACGACGCTGCGTTTAGCCTTAAAGGTGTTGGTCGATGGGCCGGGCGCACAGGGAAGTATCGCCCGTTCCGAGCTTGGGGCGAATATTCTGACGTTGCACGTCGCGCGCAATCGGCCCAAAGGCCGACACTTCATCGTCTATCGTGCTCACGAGGACAATCAATGTATTGAAGTAATCCGCATCCTGCACGACAGCATGGACTTGGCGCGCCATATCCCGCTTGCAGCGACTGACTGA
- a CDS encoding transposase has protein sequence MARLPRVVVPGLPHHVTQRGNRRQQTFFGEDDYAEYRRLLSLSCQVCETQVLAYCFMPNHVHLILVPATETGLRDALGEAHRRYTRMINFRHGWRGHLWQERFHSFVMNERHLIAATRYVELNPVRARLCERPEDWEWSSARAHLTGVDDELVQVGPLLELISDWQHFLGEPEDGETVEALHAHARTGRPLGGDDFVEALERRLGRALKRRKPGPKPRQRETETRDLFDTGA, from the coding sequence ATGGCAAGACTTCCGCGAGTGGTGGTTCCGGGGCTACCGCATCATGTGACGCAGCGCGGCAACAGGCGCCAACAAACCTTCTTTGGCGAAGATGATTACGCTGAATATCGGCGTTTACTCTCGCTTTCCTGTCAGGTCTGCGAAACGCAGGTACTGGCTTACTGCTTCATGCCCAATCATGTGCATCTGATTCTGGTGCCCGCCACGGAGACGGGTTTGCGCGATGCTTTGGGGGAAGCGCATCGGCGCTACACCCGGATGATCAATTTTCGCCACGGCTGGCGCGGGCACCTTTGGCAGGAACGGTTTCACTCGTTTGTCATGAATGAGCGGCATTTGATCGCCGCGACTCGGTATGTGGAGCTCAATCCCGTGCGCGCGCGTCTGTGCGAACGGCCAGAAGATTGGGAGTGGTCGAGTGCGCGCGCCCATTTGACGGGAGTGGACGATGAGCTTGTCCAAGTCGGGCCGCTGTTGGAGTTGATTTCAGACTGGCAACATTTCCTTGGTGAGCCTGAGGACGGGGAAACCGTCGAGGCATTGCACGCCCATGCCCGCACCGGGCGGCCGCTCGGTGGGGATGACTTTGTCGAAGCGCTCGAGCGGCGCCTCGGTCGTGCGCTCAAGCGCCGAAAGCCAGGACCGAAGCCACGCCAACGGGAGACGGAAACGCGGGATCTGTTCGACACTGGCGCTTAA
- a CDS encoding O-linked N-acetylglucosamine transferase family protein yields the protein MVSRQGFALLSAIGLAELAAADAQDYVRLAVALANDPDRLRALRTGLRERMRCVPLMDVAGFTRELEGTFIELFERVALAEEPS from the coding sequence GTGGTCAGTCGCCAGGGCTTCGCCTTGCTCTCGGCGATTGGTCTGGCGGAGCTGGCCGCGGCAGATGCGCAAGACTACGTGCGACTGGCGGTTGCGCTGGCCAATGACCCCGACCGGTTACGCGCCCTGCGCACTGGCCTGCGTGAGCGCATGCGTTGTGTGCCGCTGATGGATGTCGCTGGATTCACCCGTGAGCTTGAGGGAACATTCATCGAGTTGTTTGAGCGGGTGGCATTGGCAGAGGAGCCAAGTTAG
- a CDS encoding tetratricopeptide repeat protein codes for MHPATQPQPPQGTQLTLEEALPQAVEHHRAGRLQAAEQLYRAILQAQPEHPDANHNLGVLAVSVGRVEAALPLFEAARRANPHIAQFWLSSADALVRCGRESELSALLEAARSAGLGEDGLGQLAQQIDSSGAQNIHHGRTSAQLEARQDEKAKPSRFSQRWQAKNATRKPNHGRASRQRKDLDTATPSTGFSHRPQAPFSAATFRRQRGTAARCSPNTPSIPMPSTCWG; via the coding sequence ATGCATCCAGCCACTCAGCCGCAACCACCACAGGGTACGCAGCTCACCCTCGAAGAGGCTTTGCCGCAAGCGGTTGAACACCATCGCGCTGGCCGACTTCAGGCCGCCGAGCAACTCTATCGCGCCATCTTGCAGGCGCAGCCCGAGCATCCCGATGCCAATCACAACCTGGGCGTGCTTGCGGTGTCGGTGGGCCGGGTGGAAGCGGCACTGCCGCTGTTTGAAGCGGCGCGCCGGGCCAATCCGCACATCGCGCAGTTCTGGCTCAGCAGCGCCGATGCGCTGGTGCGCTGTGGGCGGGAATCAGAGCTCTCCGCCTTGCTCGAGGCAGCCCGATCGGCGGGCCTGGGTGAAGACGGGCTCGGGCAGTTGGCTCAGCAGATTGACAGCTCAGGGGCGCAGAACATCCATCATGGCCGAACAAGCGCACAGCTCGAGGCGCGTCAGGATGAGAAGGCCAAGCCGTCGCGCTTCAGCCAACGCTGGCAGGCGAAAAACGCAACAAGAAAGCCAAATCACGGTCGGGCATCACGGCAGCGCAAGGACCTGGACACCGCGACGCCATCAACCGGCTTTTCGCACCGGCCACAAGCGCCTTTCAGCGCGGCGACCTTCAGACGGCAGAGGGGGACTGCCGCACGTTGCTCTCCCAACACCCCGAGCATCCCGATGCCCTCCACGTGCTGGGGCTGA
- a CDS encoding tetratricopeptide repeat-containing sulfotransferase family protein, with translation MTSSDASASRTLTLRESLAQATTHHRAGNLPVAAQLYQAILTAAPQHAESWHQLGLIHLQQGDLGRPREALAAYDHAAQLQPNYPEAHRGRAHSLSQLSRLQDALAAIDQVLALLPEDIASHIQRIVLLKRLDRLDSALTASDEALARFPQEAALSITRGGVHKAQGRIDAACADYQRALTLQPHNVEALINLIQERRLPPDYPALAPLQAALQQPRLDVVRRKDLHFALATLHDQRHETDAAFHHYQAGHAARAEHLRHRYDTQQARARLTRLCQTCTKDFFTARRDWGHPSTRPIFILGMPRSGNTLTEQILASHPAVAAGGELPDIARLAQRWTRRPEALTATEVQHLAERYLERLTRIDPDAPHVTDKMPHNFEHLWLIALLFPQATVLHCQRDPLATCLVHLQPQLRHRSCLRR, from the coding sequence TTGACCTCATCTGACGCGTCAGCCTCCCGCACGCTCACCCTCCGCGAGTCCCTCGCCCAAGCCACCACCCACCACCGCGCCGGCAACCTGCCCGTCGCTGCCCAGCTCTACCAAGCTATCCTCACCGCCGCCCCGCAGCATGCCGAGTCCTGGCACCAGCTCGGGCTGATCCACCTGCAACAAGGCGACCTCGGCCGCCCGCGCGAGGCGCTCGCCGCCTACGACCACGCCGCGCAGCTTCAACCCAACTATCCGGAAGCCCACCGCGGCCGCGCGCATAGCCTGAGCCAGCTCAGTCGGTTACAGGACGCCCTAGCCGCCATCGACCAGGTCCTTGCCCTGCTCCCCGAGGACATCGCCAGCCACATCCAGCGCATCGTCCTGCTCAAACGCCTCGACCGCCTGGACTCAGCACTCACCGCCAGCGACGAAGCCCTAGCCCGCTTCCCCCAGGAGGCCGCCCTCTCCATCACCCGTGGTGGTGTGCACAAAGCCCAAGGCCGCATCGACGCCGCCTGCGCCGACTACCAGCGGGCGCTGACCCTGCAACCGCACAACGTCGAAGCCCTGATCAACCTGATCCAAGAACGCCGCCTGCCTCCCGACTACCCGGCACTCGCCCCGCTGCAAGCTGCCCTCCAACAACCCAGGCTTGATGTAGTGCGCCGCAAAGACCTGCACTTCGCGCTGGCCACCCTGCACGACCAACGCCACGAAACCGACGCCGCCTTCCATCACTACCAGGCCGGCCATGCCGCCCGCGCCGAGCACCTGCGCCACCGCTACGACACCCAACAAGCCCGCGCCCGCCTCACCCGCCTGTGCCAGACCTGCACGAAAGACTTCTTCACCGCCCGCCGCGACTGGGGCCACCCCAGCACCCGGCCGATCTTCATCCTCGGCATGCCCCGCTCCGGCAACACCCTGACCGAGCAGATCCTCGCCAGCCACCCCGCCGTCGCCGCCGGCGGGGAATTGCCCGACATCGCCCGCCTGGCCCAGCGCTGGACCCGCCGCCCTGAAGCCCTGACCGCCACCGAGGTGCAACACCTGGCCGAGCGCTATCTGGAAAGGCTCACCCGCATCGATCCCGACGCCCCGCACGTCACCGACAAAATGCCGCACAACTTTGAGCACCTGTGGCTAATCGCGCTGCTCTTCCCCCAGGCCACCGTGCTGCACTGCCAGCGCGACCCGCTCGCCACCTGTTTGGTCCATCTACAGCCACAACTTCGCCACCGGTCATGCCTACGCCGATGA
- a CDS encoding CmcI family methyltransferase produces MADLSAWTPSEPVYLLDDLCRGYARASVNEVWFRQSWHGGVLTVDLNLRAEAPEVFATHPLGSRVRAALEGDAADPAIIASFAEHIATDPGPVLVFLDDDHNADHVQRELEGYAPLVGAGDWLIVADTVFADLHGTPVGQPTEKDPDVHHSNPRVDWSGFWPRTQSSSASKRPFPMGQGISPTGFCAVAGLGK; encoded by the coding sequence ATGGCCGACCTGAGTGCTTGGACACCATCGGAGCCGGTCTATCTGCTCGATGATCTCTGCCGCGGCTATGCCCGCGCCTCGGTCAACGAAGTCTGGTTCCGCCAATCCTGGCACGGCGGCGTGCTGACAGTCGATCTGAATCTGCGCGCCGAGGCGCCCGAAGTTTTCGCCACCCACCCGCTAGGCTCGCGCGTGCGCGCCGCGCTGGAAGGCGATGCCGCCGACCCAGCCATCATCGCCAGCTTTGCCGAGCACATTGCCACCGACCCCGGCCCAGTGCTGGTGTTTCTCGATGACGACCATAACGCCGATCACGTCCAGCGCGAGCTGGAAGGCTACGCGCCCCTGGTGGGCGCGGGCGACTGGCTGATTGTTGCCGATACCGTCTTTGCCGACCTGCATGGCACCCCGGTTGGCCAGCCGACGGAGAAAGACCCCGATGTGCACCACTCCAACCCGCGCGTGGACTGGAGCGGTTTTTGGCCGCGAACCCAGAGTTCCAGCGCGTCGAAGCGCCCTTTCCCTATGGGCCAGGGAATTTCCCCGACGGGTTTCTGCGCCGTTGCGGGGCTGGGTAAATGA
- a CDS encoding helix-turn-helix domain-containing protein, whose product MKDADTRMIESSGNVFADLGFDPAEAEVMKMRTEVMIRTAQQLKAKGWTQAEAARQLGITQPRVSRLVKGKVEDFSLDMLLTLATRAGLHPQLQLNL is encoded by the coding sequence ATGAAAGACGCCGATACCCGCATGATCGAAAGCAGTGGCAACGTCTTCGCTGATCTCGGCTTCGACCCGGCCGAGGCGGAGGTGATGAAAATGCGCACCGAGGTCATGATTCGCACGGCCCAGCAACTCAAGGCCAAGGGCTGGACGCAAGCAGAGGCCGCGCGTCAGTTGGGAATCACCCAACCCCGGGTGTCCCGTTTGGTCAAAGGCAAGGTGGAAGATTTCAGCCTGGACATGCTGCTGACCTTGGCCACGCGCGCCGGCCTTCATCCGCAACTACAATTGAACCTGTGA
- a CDS encoding integrase core domain-containing protein, translating to MAGILKAHGFEPRPKGKQPPRESEPGWLTILYNQYVMAIDFKVTLDLAGNTLYILNLTDHGRRVLHWSRATYHPTAAWVAQQLRNAFMDLNVLPEAILMDRDTSFLPIVKQTLPAMGITPIRIGYKCPWQNGIVERFHRTLDEDLLRYVQPLNDRHLNRLLVEFRAYYNTARPHMANGVEPPILPDLTDNPAANDPEFFKTPRKLLRKQWLGGLHSSYRWAA from the coding sequence GTGGCCGGGATTCTGAAAGCCCACGGCTTTGAGCCGCGTCCCAAAGGCAAGCAACCGCCGCGCGAGTCAGAGCCGGGTTGGTTGACCATTCTCTACAACCAATATGTGATGGCCATCGATTTCAAAGTCACCTTGGACTTGGCCGGGAACACGCTTTATATCTTGAATCTGACTGACCACGGACGTCGGGTCTTGCACTGGTCACGCGCGACTTACCATCCCACGGCGGCCTGGGTCGCGCAACAACTGCGCAATGCCTTCATGGATTTGAATGTGCTGCCGGAGGCGATCCTGATGGATCGCGACACCTCCTTTCTACCCATCGTCAAGCAAACCCTGCCGGCCATGGGCATCACGCCGATTCGCATCGGCTACAAGTGTCCCTGGCAGAACGGGATTGTCGAGCGTTTTCACCGTACCCTTGATGAGGATCTGCTGCGCTATGTTCAGCCGCTCAATGATCGCCATTTGAACCGGCTGTTGGTCGAGTTCCGAGCGTACTACAACACCGCCCGCCCGCACATGGCCAATGGTGTCGAGCCGCCAATCTTGCCGGACCTCACCGATAATCCGGCAGCGAACGATCCTGAGTTTTTCAAAACCCCGCGAAAACTGCTCCGCAAGCAGTGGCTTGGCGGGCTGCATAGCAGTTATCGCTGGGCGGCTTAG